The following are encoded together in the Budorcas taxicolor isolate Tak-1 chromosome 4, Takin1.1, whole genome shotgun sequence genome:
- the NDUFA4 gene encoding cytochrome c oxidase subunit NDUFA4, with protein MLRQIIGQAKKHPSLIPLFMFIGAGGTGAALYVMRLALFNPDVSWDRKNNPEPWNKLGPNDQYKFYSVNVDYSKLKKEGPDF; from the exons ATGCTCCGCCAGATCATCGGTCAGGCCAAGAAGCATCCTAGC TTGATTCcccttttcatgtttattggaGCAGGAGGGACTGGAGCAGCACTGTATGTCATGCGCCTGGCATTGTTCAATCCCGATGTCAG TTGGGACAGAAAGAATAACCCAGAACCCTGGAACAAACTAGGTCCTAATGATCAGTACAAG ttcTACTCTGTGAATGTAGATTACAGcaaactgaagaaagaaggtCCAGACttctaa